A genomic stretch from Hydrogenispora ethanolica includes:
- a CDS encoding sugar transferase — translation MKEVALSPALSQRMGDGRVWYPRIKRLLDVGLSLVGLALGAPLLLFFGALIRLESKGPVFYKQVRAGLDGKPFIILKLRSMVVRAESNGQQWAVKDDVRATRVGRFIRKTKIDELPQLINVLRGEMSIVGPRPERPALIVSFSREVAGFKERLRVKPGLTGWAQVHGGYELSPAEKLRFDLYYIRHQSLGLDLRIIGKTFGVLIGGKGSW, via the coding sequence GTGAAAGAGGTTGCCTTATCCCCGGCATTATCCCAGCGAATGGGCGATGGCCGGGTTTGGTACCCGAGAATCAAACGGCTGCTGGATGTGGGGTTGTCCCTCGTCGGACTGGCATTGGGAGCCCCGCTGCTGCTATTTTTCGGGGCGCTGATCCGCCTCGAATCCAAAGGGCCGGTATTCTATAAGCAAGTGCGCGCCGGCCTGGATGGCAAGCCCTTTATCATCTTGAAGCTGCGCTCGATGGTGGTGCGAGCCGAGAGCAACGGCCAACAGTGGGCGGTGAAGGATGACGTCCGCGCCACCCGGGTGGGACGGTTCATCCGGAAAACCAAGATCGATGAGCTTCCGCAATTAATCAATGTGTTACGGGGGGAGATGAGTATCGTCGGTCCCCGGCCGGAAAGACCGGCGCTGATTGTATCGTTCAGCCGGGAGGTAGCCGGTTTCAAGGAACGGTTGCGGGTGAAGCCCGGCTTGACGGGTTGGGCCCAGGTCCATGGCGGCTATGAATTGTCGCCTGCGGAAAAACTGCGGTTTGATCTGTACTATATCCGCCATCAATCGCTCGGACTGGACCTGCGGATCATTGGCAAAACCTTTGGAGTATTGATCGGCGGCAAAGGCTCCTGGTGA
- a CDS encoding S-adenosylmethionine decarboxylase, producing MYHFVMDAFRGYRSRLDDMLLVYEALEEIPQKLGMKTVMPPMILPYYNGVVPEDCGISAFVFLAGGHFTIHTFSFRETYFVDLLSPEPFDAVELERLLRNAFPAEKVSTYQLERGRKESYPSPIEIHEALDFGPHVFLDIQEYNGPRSMDDLFQLFDTMPFQIGMTPIIRPYMVKNRAGSEQVTSVLTMIAESHISLHYFAESKRAYFDLFSCRFFNYDEVLGKLKQVLNSPIGNEVLISRGSKYQQYKNDAAAPAVDTRAWLANVYRR from the coding sequence ATGTATCATTTTGTGATGGATGCATTTCGCGGGTATCGCTCCCGTTTGGATGATATGTTGCTGGTATACGAGGCGCTGGAGGAGATTCCTCAGAAATTGGGGATGAAGACGGTGATGCCCCCGATGATCCTGCCCTATTACAATGGCGTGGTGCCGGAGGATTGCGGAATTAGCGCCTTTGTTTTTCTGGCGGGCGGCCATTTTACGATTCATACCTTCTCTTTCCGGGAGACTTACTTCGTCGACCTGCTTTCGCCGGAACCATTCGACGCCGTCGAACTGGAACGGTTGCTGCGCAACGCCTTCCCGGCGGAGAAAGTCTCCACTTATCAATTGGAGCGGGGCAGGAAAGAGAGTTATCCGTCGCCGATCGAGATCCATGAAGCCTTGGATTTCGGTCCCCACGTTTTCCTGGATATTCAGGAATATAACGGCCCGCGGAGCATGGACGATCTGTTCCAGCTCTTCGATACGATGCCGTTTCAGATCGGGATGACGCCGATCATCCGGCCTTACATGGTCAAGAACCGGGCCGGATCGGAACAGGTGACCTCGGTGCTGACCATGATCGCGGAGAGCCATATCAGCCTGCATTACTTCGCCGAATCCAAACGGGCCTATTTCGACCTTTTTTCCTGCCGCTTCTTCAACTACGACGAGGTGCTCGGCAAGTTGAAACAGGTCTTGAACAGCCCGATCGGCAATGAGGTTTTGATATCGCGCGGCAGCAAGTATCAGCAATACAAGAACGATGCCGCCGCTCCGGCGGTGGACACCCGGGCCTGGCTGGCCAATGTATACCGGCGCTGA
- a CDS encoding zinc-ribbon domain containing protein — translation MFQDKTLSCKDCGNDFTFTASEQEFFAEKGFTNEPGRCPACRAARKEQSGRGRNQGRSDRQMYTAVCHACGKPATVPFQPSGDKPVYCRDCFQPRRSY, via the coding sequence ATGTTTCAAGACAAAACCTTATCCTGCAAAGATTGCGGGAACGACTTCACCTTTACTGCCAGCGAGCAAGAGTTCTTCGCAGAGAAAGGGTTCACCAATGAGCCCGGTCGTTGCCCCGCCTGCCGGGCCGCCCGGAAGGAACAGTCCGGCCGCGGCCGCAATCAGGGCCGTTCGGACCGGCAAATGTACACCGCGGTCTGCCACGCTTGCGGCAAGCCGGCCACGGTTCCCTTTCAACCCAGCGGTGACAAACCGGTATATTGCCGCGATTGTTTCCAACCTCGCCGTTCGTATTAG
- a CDS encoding DEAD/DEAH box helicase encodes MNNLIFSELNLSKETLKAIAEMGFEEATPIQSQAIPPALEGKDLIGQAQTGTGKTCAFGIPAIERIIPQLRAVQVLILCPTRELAIQTAEELKNVAKYKRGLHILPIYGGQSMERQIMALRNNPQLIVGTPGRVMDHMRRNTLRLSGLKMLVLDEADEMLNMGFREDIDTILEQVPQERQTVLFSATMPRPIMELTAKYQREPVFIKIAHKELTVPGVEQFYLEVREAHRLDVLTRLIDANGIRLALVFCNTKRRVDELAAKLGASGYAAEALHGDMKQAQRDKVMARFREGTIEILIATDVAARGIDVDNIEAVFNYDLPSDEEYYVHRIGRTGRAGKTGKAYTFIFGRELFKLKDIQRYTRSTVAFMKPPSLLDVEESKVGNVIDRLRETIRAGQHTKYIAYIEKLAAEENAFEGEQENELADLTTLDIAAALLKLAVSPNKAAAGEETAPAPDPFDSRAESEMVRLFINAGSQDRIQPRHVIESIAGNTSLPRNLIGAIDICDKFTFVDVPRAYADEVMSSLKMNRLNGRRINIEKANRQASRNPRARFNRVKTPRP; translated from the coding sequence ATGAACAATCTCATTTTTTCCGAGTTAAACCTATCCAAAGAGACGCTGAAGGCCATCGCCGAGATGGGCTTCGAAGAAGCGACCCCCATTCAGTCCCAGGCGATTCCGCCGGCGCTGGAGGGGAAGGACCTCATCGGCCAGGCCCAGACCGGCACCGGCAAGACCTGCGCCTTCGGCATTCCGGCCATTGAGCGGATCATCCCGCAGTTGCGGGCGGTGCAAGTCCTGATCCTCTGCCCCACCCGGGAATTGGCCATCCAGACCGCCGAGGAGCTGAAGAATGTCGCCAAATACAAGCGGGGCCTGCACATCCTGCCGATCTACGGCGGCCAGTCCATGGAACGCCAGATCATGGCGCTGCGCAACAATCCGCAGCTTATCGTGGGCACGCCGGGCCGGGTCATGGACCACATGCGCCGCAACACCCTGAGGCTCTCCGGCCTGAAGATGCTGGTCCTGGACGAAGCGGACGAGATGCTGAACATGGGCTTCCGCGAGGATATCGACACCATCCTGGAGCAGGTGCCCCAGGAACGCCAGACCGTCCTCTTCTCGGCCACCATGCCGCGGCCGATCATGGAGCTGACCGCCAAATACCAGCGCGAGCCGGTCTTCATCAAAATCGCCCATAAGGAGCTGACCGTCCCCGGGGTGGAACAATTCTACCTGGAGGTCCGGGAAGCCCACCGGCTGGATGTGCTGACCCGGCTGATCGACGCCAACGGCATCCGCCTGGCCCTGGTCTTCTGCAATACCAAACGCCGCGTGGATGAGCTCGCCGCCAAGCTGGGGGCCAGCGGCTACGCCGCCGAGGCGCTGCACGGCGACATGAAACAGGCCCAGCGGGACAAGGTCATGGCCCGCTTCCGCGAAGGGACCATCGAGATCCTGATCGCCACCGACGTGGCCGCCCGGGGCATCGACGTCGACAACATCGAGGCGGTGTTCAACTATGACCTGCCCAGCGACGAAGAGTACTACGTGCACCGCATCGGCCGCACCGGCCGGGCCGGAAAGACCGGCAAGGCCTATACCTTCATCTTCGGCCGGGAGCTCTTCAAGCTCAAGGATATCCAGCGCTATACCCGCTCCACCGTGGCCTTCATGAAGCCACCCTCGCTGCTGGACGTGGAGGAGAGCAAGGTCGGCAACGTCATCGACCGGCTCAGGGAGACCATTCGCGCCGGCCAGCACACCAAGTATATCGCCTACATCGAGAAGCTGGCGGCGGAGGAGAACGCTTTCGAAGGGGAGCAGGAGAACGAGCTGGCGGATCTGACCACCCTGGATATCGCCGCCGCGCTGCTCAAGCTGGCGGTCAGCCCCAACAAGGCGGCCGCGGGCGAGGAAACGGCGCCGGCCCCGGATCCTTTCGACTCCCGGGCAGAGAGCGAGATGGTCCGGCTCTTCATCAATGCCGGCAGCCAGGACCGGATCCAGCCCCGCCATGTCATCGAGAGCATCGCCGGCAATACCAGCCTGCCCCGGAACCTGATCGGCGCCATCGACATCTGCGACAAGTTTACCTTTGTCGATGTGCCCCGGGCCTACGCCGACGAGGTGATGTCCTCGCTGAAGATGAACCGCCTCAACGGCCGGCGGATCAATATCGAGAAAGCCAACCGCCAGGCCTCCCGAAACCCCCGGGCCCGGTTCAACCGGGTCAAGACGCCCCGGCCCTGA
- a CDS encoding helix-turn-helix domain-containing protein: MKQGHYPLLEGKTLFRAGEEVYINRSTELEEYCNRLHRHDFIEIAYVSAGSGIHIVGDQQYRTGKGDLFVIHDDVPHGFFADPGRGAENPVVYNCVFTPKFIDASLLGSSHFSALASSFLFKSLFPREYTPIPDLSLQGVELHEVGELFGKMYQEYQAMRKGYLDLIRAYLIELIIKIFRAMELSSARNPSPQHRQMIGKAIDYLKGNYNTQVKLEDLAVRSFISKNYFSKLFKEVSGLNFSDYIQKLRIEEACHLLQTTDLKVIDIAAQVGIKDLKFFYEVFKKITGRTPGDYRKGQ; this comes from the coding sequence ATGAAGCAAGGCCATTATCCGCTGCTGGAGGGGAAGACCCTTTTCCGGGCGGGCGAGGAAGTCTATATCAACCGCTCCACCGAGCTGGAGGAGTATTGCAACCGGCTGCACCGGCACGATTTCATCGAGATCGCCTATGTCAGCGCGGGCAGCGGCATTCATATCGTCGGCGACCAGCAGTACCGGACCGGCAAAGGGGATCTGTTTGTGATCCACGACGACGTGCCGCACGGCTTCTTCGCCGATCCGGGGCGGGGCGCCGAGAACCCCGTGGTCTACAACTGCGTTTTCACGCCCAAGTTTATCGACGCCTCGCTCCTGGGCAGCAGCCATTTCTCGGCGCTGGCCTCGTCGTTCCTGTTCAAGTCGCTCTTTCCCCGGGAGTATACGCCCATTCCCGACTTGAGCCTGCAGGGGGTGGAGCTTCACGAGGTCGGAGAGCTGTTCGGGAAGATGTACCAGGAGTACCAGGCGATGCGCAAGGGCTATCTCGATCTGATCCGGGCCTACCTCATCGAGCTGATCATCAAGATCTTCCGGGCCATGGAGCTTTCGAGCGCCCGGAACCCCTCGCCGCAGCACCGCCAGATGATCGGCAAAGCCATCGACTATCTGAAAGGCAACTACAATACCCAGGTCAAGCTGGAGGACCTGGCGGTCCGTTCCTTCATCAGCAAAAACTATTTCAGCAAACTCTTCAAGGAAGTGAGCGGGCTCAATTTCAGCGATTACATCCAGAAGCTGCGGATCGAGGAGGCCTGCCACCTGCTGCAGACCACCGACCTGAAGGTGATCGATATCGCGGCCCAGGTGGGGATCAAGGACTTGAAATTCTTTTATGAAGTCTTTAAGAAGATCACCGGCCGGACCCCGGGCGACTACCGCAAGGGCCAGTAG
- a CDS encoding L-rhamnose isomerase has product MNHTILEAKVRDGYQTAREIYAAYGVDTDQVLDQLAGVQISLHCWQGDDVGGFEAGAGELSGGGILATGNYPGKARNGEELRQDLGTALGLIPGKHRVNLHASYAETGGDFVERDQLTIDLFQNWLAWAEGQGIGLDFNPTFFSHPKAAAGFTLSSRDPAIRSFWIRHAQCCREIAARMGARLGSPCVNNIWVPDGSKDLPADRLVHRQLLKESLDEILAVSYDRAQLVDAVESKLFGIGSESYVVGSHEFYMGYGLSRQIAICLDMGHFHPTESIADKLSALLLFAPHLLLHVSRGVRWDSDHVVILNDDLIALAHEIKRCDAWNRISLALDFFDASINRISAWVIGARATLKALLYAMLEPTDRLAAEEARGNLGNRLALLEELKTLPFGAVWHQYCLTQNVPVGTAWLDHVAAYERDVLAKRGR; this is encoded by the coding sequence ATGAACCATACGATTTTGGAAGCGAAAGTACGCGACGGCTACCAAACCGCCCGGGAGATCTATGCCGCATACGGGGTGGACACCGACCAGGTCCTGGACCAGCTGGCCGGGGTGCAGATCTCGCTCCATTGCTGGCAGGGCGATGATGTCGGCGGCTTTGAGGCCGGCGCCGGGGAACTCTCGGGCGGCGGGATCCTCGCCACCGGCAATTATCCGGGCAAAGCCCGCAACGGCGAAGAGCTGCGCCAGGACCTCGGCACGGCCCTGGGCCTGATCCCCGGGAAGCACCGGGTCAACCTCCATGCCAGCTATGCCGAGACCGGCGGCGATTTCGTCGAGCGCGACCAGCTGACCATCGACCTCTTCCAAAACTGGCTGGCCTGGGCCGAGGGACAGGGGATCGGGCTGGATTTCAACCCCACCTTCTTCTCCCATCCCAAGGCGGCCGCGGGCTTCACCCTGTCGAGCCGCGATCCCGCGATCCGTTCCTTTTGGATCCGCCACGCCCAGTGCTGCCGGGAGATCGCGGCCCGGATGGGCGCCAGGCTGGGGAGCCCCTGCGTCAATAATATTTGGGTCCCCGACGGCTCCAAGGACCTGCCCGCCGACAGGCTAGTCCACCGCCAGCTGCTCAAGGAGTCCCTGGATGAAATCCTGGCGGTCTCCTACGACCGGGCCCAACTGGTCGACGCGGTCGAGAGCAAGCTTTTCGGGATCGGCTCCGAGAGCTACGTGGTGGGCTCGCACGAATTCTACATGGGGTACGGCCTCAGCCGGCAGATCGCCATCTGCCTCGACATGGGCCATTTCCATCCCACCGAAAGCATCGCCGACAAGCTCTCGGCCCTCTTGCTCTTCGCTCCCCACCTGCTGCTCCATGTCAGCCGGGGCGTCCGCTGGGACAGCGACCACGTCGTGATCCTGAATGACGACCTGATCGCCCTGGCGCACGAGATCAAGCGCTGCGACGCCTGGAACCGGATCTCGCTGGCCCTGGATTTCTTCGACGCCAGCATCAACCGGATCAGCGCCTGGGTCATCGGCGCCCGCGCCACGCTCAAAGCGCTGCTCTACGCGATGCTGGAGCCGACCGACCGCCTGGCGGCGGAGGAGGCCCGGGGCAATCTCGGCAACCGCCTCGCCCTGCTGGAAGAGCTGAAGACCCTGCCCTTCGGGGCCGTCTGGCATCAATACTGCCTCACCCAAAACGTGCCCGTGGGAACCGCCTGGCTGGACCATGTCGCCGCCTACGAACGGGACGTCCTGGCCAAGCGCGGCCGCTGA
- the aroE gene encoding shikimate dehydrogenase, translating to MPAEQNYRAELVGVFGCPVAENPTVVMQEAAFRAAGLNFRYLTVEVKPEDLEAAIRGMRAFNMRGVNLTIPHKVRVLAYLDEVEDDARLMGAVNTVYRRGDRLIGANTDGKGFLQSLREEAGTDPSGKRVVILGAGGAARAIGVELALAGAERITVVNRSAGRGRELVELLNRNTGVRAELAAWDAPYAVPAGTDVLINATSIGLYPDVAAKPELVYDTIGPGLIVCDAIPNPPDTAFLKEVRARGAKALDGLGMLVNQGAIGFTIWTGCAAPVAAMRRALLEEFKADG from the coding sequence ATGCCCGCGGAGCAGAATTACCGGGCGGAGCTGGTGGGGGTTTTCGGTTGTCCGGTGGCGGAGAATCCCACCGTGGTGATGCAGGAAGCCGCATTCCGGGCGGCCGGATTGAACTTTCGTTATCTCACCGTCGAGGTGAAACCGGAGGACCTGGAGGCGGCCATCCGGGGCATGCGCGCCTTCAATATGCGGGGCGTCAACCTGACGATCCCGCATAAGGTCAGGGTCCTGGCCTACCTGGATGAAGTGGAGGACGACGCCCGCCTGATGGGCGCGGTCAACACCGTCTACCGCCGGGGCGACCGGCTGATCGGGGCCAATACCGACGGCAAGGGCTTCCTGCAATCGCTGCGGGAGGAGGCGGGGACCGACCCGTCCGGCAAGCGGGTGGTGATCCTGGGAGCCGGCGGGGCGGCCCGCGCCATCGGCGTGGAGCTGGCGCTGGCCGGAGCGGAGCGGATCACCGTCGTCAACCGCAGCGCCGGCCGGGGCCGGGAGCTGGTCGAGCTGTTGAACCGCAATACCGGCGTCCGGGCGGAGCTGGCGGCCTGGGACGCGCCCTATGCCGTTCCCGCCGGCACCGACGTGCTGATCAACGCCACCTCGATCGGGCTCTATCCCGACGTGGCGGCTAAGCCGGAGCTGGTTTACGACACCATCGGCCCGGGCCTGATCGTCTGCGACGCCATTCCCAACCCGCCGGACACCGCATTCCTGAAGGAGGTCCGCGCCCGGGGGGCCAAAGCCCTGGACGGCCTGGGGATGCTAGTCAACCAGGGGGCGATCGGCTTTACGATCTGGACCGGTTGCGCGGCCCCGGTCGCCGCGATGCGCCGGGCGCTGCTGGAAGAGTTCAAGGCGGACGGCTGA
- a CDS encoding response regulator, whose amino-acid sequence MLKTLLIDDDVFVHTHLKKLIPWEEEGFYLCDAVTNGAEAIRVIEAELPDLIITDMNMPGVDGVMIIQYVQEHYPQIKVIALSAYDDFQYVKESLKRGACDYLLKHTVTAESLLQLLRAVGESIRRERRADAEQRRLAEQLQTGRAVLRQNFIGRLVREGLADPDEARRQIAALHLDLGLRNLVVAAGEIDDYVLLREKFSPGELDNLLKSFADMSAEILQDMGRALISLLEEGRFVVIFSFAELHSTQEMYNAVFTALNRMRSTSKRYLNITACFGLDGVCPGLSEVCGHYRKARRLLGQKFYEGKDRIFYDPAVGAAQPNLPVLEIQDEKRILELIKGYERDPLRQSVAEIFRRIQRYQPNPTSIKLALVSLVNIITKIARDSGIDTALIYGDGQDPYAQLEKFDTLQEMRDWLLAGYEKLIDLLELFCLNPGYDEVTQKAIAYIYRHYREELSLGAIARHTGVNSSYLSRKFKKDSGKGVIEYLHWIRIEKAKLLMAEGRKRVKEIASDVGFQNYNYFFKVFKDSQGMTPLEYEKASRDS is encoded by the coding sequence GTGCTCAAAACGCTGCTCATCGACGACGACGTCTTTGTCCACACCCATTTGAAAAAGCTCATCCCCTGGGAGGAGGAAGGCTTTTACCTGTGCGACGCCGTGACCAACGGCGCCGAGGCGATCCGGGTCATCGAGGCCGAGCTTCCGGACCTGATCATCACCGACATGAATATGCCCGGCGTCGACGGGGTGATGATCATCCAATACGTTCAGGAGCACTATCCCCAGATCAAGGTGATCGCCCTGAGCGCCTACGACGATTTCCAGTACGTCAAGGAGAGCCTGAAGCGGGGAGCCTGCGACTACCTGCTGAAACACACCGTCACCGCCGAGAGCCTGCTGCAGCTGTTGCGCGCGGTCGGGGAGAGCATCCGCCGCGAGCGGCGGGCCGACGCCGAGCAGCGGCGCCTGGCCGAACAGCTCCAGACCGGCCGGGCCGTGCTGCGCCAGAACTTCATCGGGCGGCTGGTCCGCGAAGGGCTGGCCGATCCGGACGAGGCCCGGCGGCAGATCGCCGCGCTCCATCTCGACCTGGGACTGCGCAACCTGGTGGTGGCGGCGGGGGAGATCGACGATTATGTGCTGCTGCGCGAGAAATTCAGCCCCGGAGAGCTCGACAACCTCTTGAAATCCTTCGCCGATATGAGCGCCGAGATCTTGCAGGACATGGGCAGGGCCCTCATTTCGCTGCTGGAGGAGGGGCGGTTCGTGGTCATCTTCTCCTTCGCGGAGCTGCACAGCACCCAGGAGATGTACAATGCGGTCTTCACGGCGCTCAACCGGATGAGGAGCACCAGCAAGCGCTATCTGAATATCACCGCCTGTTTCGGCCTGGACGGAGTCTGCCCCGGCCTCTCCGAAGTCTGCGGCCATTACCGGAAAGCCCGGCGGCTGCTGGGCCAGAAGTTTTACGAGGGGAAGGACCGCATCTTTTACGATCCGGCGGTGGGAGCGGCCCAGCCGAATCTGCCGGTCCTGGAGATCCAGGATGAGAAGCGCATTCTCGAGCTGATCAAGGGGTACGAGCGGGACCCGCTGCGGCAAAGCGTGGCGGAGATCTTCCGCCGCATCCAGCGCTACCAGCCCAACCCGACCTCCATCAAGCTGGCCCTGGTGAGCCTGGTCAATATCATCACCAAAATTGCCCGGGACTCCGGCATCGACACCGCGCTGATCTACGGCGACGGCCAGGACCCCTATGCCCAGCTGGAGAAGTTTGACACCCTGCAAGAAATGCGCGACTGGCTCCTGGCCGGCTATGAAAAGCTCATCGACCTCCTGGAGCTCTTCTGCCTGAACCCCGGGTACGACGAGGTCACCCAGAAGGCCATCGCCTATATCTACCGCCACTACCGGGAGGAGCTCTCCCTCGGCGCCATCGCCCGTCATACCGGGGTCAACAGCTCCTATCTCAGCCGCAAGTTCAAGAAGGACAGCGGCAAGGGCGTCATCGAGTACTTGCACTGGATCCGGATCGAAAAGGCCAAGCTGCTGATGGCCGAAGGCCGCAAGAGGGTGAAAGAGATCGCAAGCGACGTCGGATTTCAAAACTACAACTACTTTTTCAAGGTATTCAAAGACAGCCAGGGTATGACCCCGCTGGAATACGAGAAAGCCTCGCGGGATTCCTAA
- a CDS encoding cache domain-containing sensor histidine kinase, translated as MHPIFQRVNLKNLASLRRKAGYAIRSIRIQTRLILLFLLLSLLPMVITGLYSFRQSSMAIRNKINTYSIQVVNQVCQNIRVQMNRMENDTIDVGFSEIVQHTLIHFDTLSDWQVLDAKYSMRTMMVNKFSFLHDISDVLLFTPRGGKIIAYGDENYKLNLKAGYQERFLTEIRARNGIPVWRALGWQDEDHLVNRVIDFENGLLVGRAIKSLYEGEYIGAVLIRTDEKFFSQIYQDIDMGRGGEIFILDGRGTVVSSRTAALPFKKPYPERSLIAALHAAERRGRNTFSLKIGEQPHLVAFSPIQNAGWYVVTTIPYSYLNYESGRIRNGIMLLGIGCFLLAVLLSVIFTRSISGPLNKLIHAMTEVKKGNLGVAVADENRDEIAEVTRDFNAMVTEIRNLLADIQQTEAQKRTAELKALQAQINPHFISNVLNTAKLMANAQKAGNIESLLTSLIQLLQVSMGKEDDFITVGRELEYLRNYLNLQEFRYYDKFQVDLAIEPALLEHKLPKFLLQPILENAIIHGIGPKKGPGVIQVKGFSFAERMIFTITDDGIGMTQEMIARVLSEENVSGNHFCAIGIKNVQERIRLYFGNDYGLRIESCPNLFTTVEVSLPLDGKEA; from the coding sequence TGTTTTTGCTGCTTTCGCTGTTGCCCATGGTCATTACCGGGCTCTACTCCTTCCGCCAGTCGAGCATGGCGATTCGCAACAAGATCAACACCTATTCGATCCAGGTCGTCAACCAGGTGTGCCAGAATATCAGGGTCCAGATGAACCGGATGGAGAACGATACCATCGACGTGGGGTTCTCGGAGATCGTCCAGCACACGCTGATCCATTTCGACACCCTCAGCGACTGGCAGGTGCTGGACGCCAAGTACAGCATGCGCACCATGATGGTGAATAAGTTCTCCTTTTTGCACGATATCTCGGACGTGCTCCTCTTCACCCCCCGGGGCGGCAAGATCATCGCCTACGGCGACGAAAACTACAAATTGAATTTGAAAGCCGGATACCAGGAGCGTTTTTTGACGGAGATCCGGGCCCGGAACGGCATTCCGGTCTGGCGCGCCCTGGGCTGGCAGGATGAGGACCATCTGGTCAACCGGGTGATCGACTTCGAGAACGGGCTGCTGGTGGGCAGGGCCATCAAGAGCCTGTATGAAGGGGAGTATATCGGCGCGGTGCTGATCCGGACCGACGAGAAATTCTTCTCCCAGATCTACCAGGATATCGACATGGGGCGGGGCGGCGAGATCTTCATCCTGGACGGCCGGGGCACGGTGGTGTCCAGCCGGACCGCGGCCCTGCCTTTCAAAAAGCCCTACCCCGAACGCTCCTTAATCGCCGCGTTGCACGCCGCGGAGCGGCGGGGCCGGAACACCTTCAGCCTGAAAATCGGAGAGCAGCCGCATCTGGTGGCGTTTTCCCCCATTCAGAACGCCGGCTGGTACGTGGTGACCACCATTCCCTACTCCTATCTGAATTACGAGTCGGGCCGGATCCGCAACGGCATCATGCTCCTGGGCATCGGCTGCTTTTTGCTGGCGGTGCTGCTGTCGGTGATCTTTACCCGGAGCATCTCCGGCCCGCTGAATAAGCTGATTCATGCCATGACCGAGGTGAAGAAGGGCAATCTCGGGGTGGCCGTGGCCGATGAGAACCGGGACGAGATCGCCGAGGTGACGCGGGATTTCAATGCGATGGTCACCGAGATCCGCAACCTCCTGGCCGATATCCAGCAGACCGAGGCCCAAAAACGCACCGCCGAGCTGAAAGCGTTGCAGGCCCAGATCAACCCCCACTTCATCTCCAACGTGCTGAATACGGCCAAGCTGATGGCCAACGCCCAAAAGGCCGGGAACATCGAATCCCTCCTGACCTCCTTGATCCAGCTACTCCAGGTGAGCATGGGCAAGGAGGACGATTTCATCACCGTCGGGCGCGAGCTGGAGTATCTCCGCAATTACCTGAACCTGCAGGAGTTCCGGTACTACGACAAGTTCCAGGTGGATTTGGCCATCGAGCCGGCCCTGCTCGAGCACAAGCTGCCCAAATTCCTGCTCCAGCCGATCCTGGAGAATGCCATCATCCACGGCATCGGGCCCAAGAAAGGCCCGGGGGTCATTCAGGTCAAGGGCTTCAGTTTCGCGGAGCGGATGATCTTCACCATCACCGACGACGGGATCGGCATGACCCAGGAGATGATCGCCCGGGTGCTTTCGGAGGAGAATGTCTCGGGGAATCATTTCTGCGCCATCGGCATCAAGAACGTCCAGGAACGGATCCGGCTCTATTTCGGGAATGATTACGGCTTGCGCATCGAGAGCTGCCCCAACCTTTTCACCACGGTCGAAGTCAGTCTGCCGCTCGACGGCAAGGAGGCGTAG